Part of the Leptodactylus fuscus isolate aLepFus1 chromosome 6, aLepFus1.hap2, whole genome shotgun sequence genome, CACTTCCAATATGTTGGTATGGGCACAGCTTTGTAGGTATTGTGAAGAAGACACCTGTATAGCTGTGAGTATGGGGGCTCTAAGAAGACACCCCAAGACAGTTTGTATTGGCAACCTAGTAAAACATCACATTTCTGTAGGTAGAAGACATCTAGAGCtttgtatgggggctctaagcaGTCACTCCAAGGCTGTTGAACCTTAACACCCCTAGGGATGTGGCTATGTGGACACTTTTAGGGTTTGGGGTATAAGGGACCCCTGCTGATACCTCCATTTTATTGATCTGAACCGGTTACAAAAATAATTCAAAAATAGTCACACAAATGTAAGAAACACGATCTATTGCCCTAGTAGAGTGTAGTCAAATATGAAGATCCAAATTAGAAAAAATGATTGCATATCTTTAAGTAGATTTTGTATAAGTGAGAGGATCAGAGACACAagatactgtattatacagaaaCAGCTCAGGTGACGcctgaggaagagagagaagacaTGGAAGGAGCTTCAAAGGAGATGACTGGGGAAGAGATTTACAAGATGAAAATATTCTCTAAAGCAATGCCCAAGGAAACCAAAAGTAGCTTCACTAGTAATGACTGCAAAGAAATGTGAACAATGTAAGAAGTCTAGATCAGAATGTCAGGAAGAAAGTAAGACTAAAGAAGGAATCTAAGACGTCTGTGTGTGGCTTCAACAATATTGCTTGGAGAAAAACCTGAAAGGTTTAAGTAGTCTAGAGCGCGTGGAAGAGAAATGGAAGTAGTCTCGGAAGAAAGAAATCATAGGAAAGACATATAACAGATGTATCtctgtgtgtgcatgtatatgtgtatgtatatgtatgaatgtatgtatgtatgattgtatgtatacgtatgtatgtgtgcatgtatatgtgtatgtatatgtatgaatgtatgtttgtatgtgtgcatgtatatgtatgtatgtatgattgtatgtaactgtgtatatgtgtatgtatatgtatgaatgtatgtatgtgtgcatgtatatgtgtatgtatatgtaagaatgtatgtgtttgtgtatgtatatgtctatatgtctgtactagctggtacccgcgacttcgtctgcggtgattgtagcagtgggtatatacaggcgcgggtaaggtttttgtactgtgtataaggtatgggatatgaaatgtaactttgtatcttgtttttgctgtaattcagagaatacgtgagacttttgtgttgcagttactttgtatttgagccgctatatatacggtgttgtgagaaactttacatagtgactttgggacagaagtatttgaagttaaccctttcccgtcgatggcatttttgattttggtttttcatttttgactcccctccttctaaaccccataacctttttatttctccgctcccagagccatatgaggtcttaattgttctgggacaaatttttcttcatgatgccaccattatttattctatataatgtactgggaagcagggaaaaaattctgaatggggtggatttgacaaaaaaatgcatttctgcgacattcttaggggctttggttttacggcgttcactgtgcaaccaaaatgacatgtcccctgtattctgtgtttagttacgattccggggataccaaatttatatggttttatttacattttgacccctttaaaaaatccaaaactctgctaaaacatttttttgggaaaagtcgtcatattccgacagccgtaacttttttatacgtccgtgtacggggatgtatagggcgtctttttttgcggggttgggtgtactttttagttctaccattttcgggaaatgttattgctttgatcactttttattcaaatttttatcagaatcaaaagagtgaaaaaacggcggtttggcacttttgaccatttttcccgctacggcgtttaccgaacaggaaaaatatttgtatagctttgtagagcgagcgatttcggacgtggatatacctaacatgtatatgtttcacagtttttaactacttttatatgtgttctagggaaaggggggtgatttgaatttttaatcctttttatttgtttttatatttttttttacttttttttaaactttttttttttcatttattagacttcctaggggtattgacatgggtgggcggtgtcgcggattgtcagagcggtgggggtcggcaaacatggctgctccggagcattaaagagagcctcctggagtatcgttaaggtgaggggcaaagtggtaaagtatctgtatatgtgattgtgtggggttaggggcgaggctgtagagggcaatatgaattttggggcttgctatggtccaaagtgtgtgagattgcagagatggtggtgtgagtttgggttttgtgggggtcctggcacaaacgtatgtgcgctattgtgatgaaaagtagcctattgctcaatcgggtgtattaactatgtttgtggaaaatttcagccaaatcggtcgagcgggttttgcgtgattgaggaacaaacatccgaacatccaaacacacaaacccacaaacatccaaactcacaaactttcacatttataatattaataggatgtaactgtgtatgtgtgcatgtatatgtgtatgtatatgtaagaatgtatgtacatgtgtatgtatatgtctgtatgtaagtgtgtatgtgtgtatgtatatgtatgaatgtatatatgtgtgtatgtatgtatgtatgtatgtaacagtgtatgtgtgcatgtatatgtatgtatgtctgtatgtaactgtgagaagaatatgcaaatctgccttccatgatgtaattgggaagacagtttgctgcctcagtattgcaaaccaatagagggcgctcactggaatgtgcaagcctgtcttatgacaggattccagtgaaataacccaataatggctgctgtgtatgtgcatgtatatgtatgtatgaatgtatgtacctgtgtatgtaGTTTCAAAAACATTGCCTAAAGAATAAGTCCAAAATAAGTAGTCCCGAAATTAATGCACAAGAAAGAGATCAAGACTTCAGCAATTTTGAAATGTCTGCCTGAAGAGTCCTGAGAACTTTGTAAAGTAAAGTCTGAGCCTAAATCCTAAGAAACGTCAATAGTCTCTTAGGAAACAAAGCCTGAGACCAAAGAGATGTAAGTAGTCTCAAAAGGAACGTCCAAGGAAGAGATATCTGCAAGGCAGTCGAGATGCAAAGTCTTTGCAGAAAACCTGAAAGATGGAAGTAGTTTCAAAAACATTGCATGAGGAAAAGATCTaacgctaggctcacacctgagcttaggtttccgttcttcgggtccacttgaatACCCCAAAAAAACgtaaaacccaatccacttaaaaacagGTCACAGGTTTCCAGTCTATCTATGTCAGCTGTACCACCGGAGGTGTAAAAGATCAGCCAAACTGTTTTGGCTCTACACCAGGAAAGCAGCTAAAAAAAGTTGTCCaagattataaaaaaaacatggctaccatactccaaaaacagcaccacatctgtcCACGGGTTTTGTATTGTATAGCAACTCATTCCCATTCCCTTCATTGAAGCAGTCAGGTGTTGCACTGGAAGAAACTAGACATATTTTTGTGATACGGACAATCCCTTGGCTTTGGATACAATGTTCACAAAGCAAAGAAAATCTGCAATTAGGATTGAGCGGTCGGGATCGGGAAATATCGgttcccgatcagcgatcgagcaaatttcacgattgggatcggctggaaaatggtcgaaaattggattttgaaatatcaagattggctcaaccctaccgtatatatgatatacaattagggttgagtgatcgggattgggaaagatcggatcccgatcagcgatcgagcaaatttcacgatcacaattccgatcccgatcctgaaatctcaagaaagGCTCAATCTTGTCTGTAATATGATCCTTATATCATACTTAACAAAACGTATATTAATCGATGTCTCATTTGCCTTTTAGGAAATGGCGCCCCCCAACGTTTCGGCAAGTTTACATCTCAACACAAGTGATGGACTCTTCCACCAGACCTTCTCAGCCTTCAAGCTGACCTCAGCGGTGTTTTTGCTCTTCACCTTCGTCTTTGGATTGGTCATGAATACTTTATATCTCTGGGTTCTCGGCTTCAGGATGAGAAAAACTATAAACACGACTTGGTTTTTTCATCTTATTTCCGGCAATCTCATGTTCACCCTCTCCATCCCGTTTTTAACTGCATATGTTATCATGAAGCCATATTGGATATTTGGACTATTTATGTGCAAAGTGATCAATTCCTTGATCTCGCTGAGCATGTATTTGGTTGTATTTGCCCTCACGGTGATCAGCATCGACCGCTACTGCCTGGTTTATTACCCCATCTGGTACCGAAGTTACATGAACCCAAAAAAGGCTTCTCTCATCTGCCTCTTCTTGTGGATTTTGGCTCTTTTGTTCACCTCCCCTTATCTTGCCTTCCGACAAATCAAATATGACAATAATATTACCATCTGTTACAATGACTATGGCCTTTCGGGACGGTGGGATGAGCAACAAGTAAAGTGGATTATGTTCACGACCCGGTTATTTTTGGGTTTGATCATTCCTTTTGCAATTATTGCAATAACTTATCTCAAAATCATCCTCAAAATAAGCAAAGAAAAACTGGTAAAGTCCACCAAACCCTACCGGATAATCTGCATTGCCGTTGTGTCGTTCCTTGTCTCCTGGACACCCTACCACGCATGGTATGGAATGAGTGTGGAACAAGGGCGGTTCCCAGAGAGTCTCCTAAATACGTTGCAAGTCTTAGCAATTTCTTTATCTTGTATCAATAGTTGTTTCACCCCTATAATGTATCTATTCATTGTGGAGAACTTCAAGCTTATGTTCAGAAAGTCACTCTTGGACCTTATTGAGTTAGTTGTTAATGAAGCCTTCACTTCAGCCAGCCGGAGTCTCGATGAGTCTTGATTCATTCCGGTAAGATAGGACTGTAGATGGTCAATCTAACATGGAAGACCCTGAGAAGATCTTCATATACAGTTGTCCCAGATCATTTGTCCAAATCTGTTGGCGTTATCATTATTCAGAAATTGCAATCCATCAACAATGAACAATAACCTCCTCCACACCCTTGTCCACCATgggtacgtgtgtggttcgaggagcaccaggatgagtttaccgtactcccttggccagcaaattccccagaacttcaacccaatcgagaatctgtgggaccacctcgattgggttgttcgcgccatggatgctcaaccgcgtaacctagcacagctggccacggcactggagtcggcatggctcaacatcccagtgatcataatcacaacatcccctctcttcctggacgtctcgcagcggtccgctctgccaaaggtggttattctggattttgacaggtggtcacattaatgggactgaactgtgtAGAACATTTCATTGTAGTATTATCATTATTGAATTGTACTGGATTATTGAGGCTCACATGATGTTATTACTATAAGGGTACTGTATGGTAACATTGTTTggacatatactgtatgatattatataatattacggTATTATTTACTCACCAGCATACTAGTATAATCGTGTAGTGTGCTTTCACTTTTGTGGGCACCATGTAGCAGCATTATTTAGATGCATTTTGCTTCAATAAATACATATTTGTTGATAGAGATagggttgtggcttaggagagtgtgggcaggtacagagaagggagatgtgagtgcatcactcacgtctcccctcctgtacccgcccacactctcctaagacacaaaaagtcctgcctactcccagcactaacctagggaggcgggggcgcgcacagcgctctgccggcatgcaaagagagagaggagaggagagaacaatggcCGGAGCtctggggagtggcagcggttctgtgcaggtaagtcggttgagcgattgggatcggaattccgttcccaatcttttttatgcAGGATCGTAACCCgatcgcgatagtgaaatttattcaatcgccgatcggtatccgatctttatctactatgttactatgttttatgatccctatcgctcaaccttagtcactGTATATTATGTAACTGTATATTGTGTTCACTGTTCGTGCTGGGGTTCCCTTAAATATCTTCGATCATCACCATCACATTGCTCAAAAAGGGCTACAGCGTGTAAACTAAAAAGTTATGTTATGTGCAATAAAGAACCCACACTTTTTCACATGCTGCCTGTTTttttgtgatagatagatagatagatagatagatagatagatagatagataggagatagatagatagatagatagatagatagataggagatagatagatagatagatagatagatagatagatagatagataagagatagatagacagataagagatagatagatagatagatagatagatagatagataagagatagatagatagatagatagatagatagatagatagatgatagatagatagatagataggagatagatagatagatagatagatagatagatagatagatagatgatagatagatagataggagatagatagatagatagatagatagatagataggagatagatagatagatagatagatagatagatagatagatagatagataggatatagatagatgatagatagatagatagatagatagatagataggagatagatagatagatagatagatagatagatagatagatagatagataggagatagatagatagatagatagatagatagatagataggatatagatagatgatagatagatagatagatagatagatagatagatagataggagatagatagatagatagatagatagatagatagataggagatagatagatagatagatagatagatagatagataggagatagatagatagatagatagataggagatagatagatagatagatagatagatagaagatagatagataggagatagatagatagatagatagatagatagatagataggagatagatagatagatagatagatagatagatagatagataggagatagatagatagatagatagatagataggagatagatagatagatagatagataggagatagatagatagatagatagatagatagatagatagatagataggagatagatagatagatagatagatagaagatagatagatagatagatagatagatagatagatagatagataggagatagatagatagatagatagatagatagatagatagataggagatagatagatagatagatagatagatagatagataggagatagatattgatTTTGCTCTTGGAAACACTACGGCGgggggtgcactgtatatatgacaATAATGAtatgcgccctctattgggctgtgTGCCCGGGGTGGAATGTTAGGCAGCTCGTACTTGCTGTATGTTTCCCCCTTATTTACACCGGAATGGCAAAGGCAGTACAGAgtcaaaaaagtcacaattttgggGGGTAAAGTTACATTTTGCACAAAAAGTTGCTACTTTTTATGCCTGGTACAGCAGAAGACTGGGATAGAAGGCTAATAAATGGGGGCCACTGCTTTGCATCTATTTTCGTGCCATCCTTCCATTGATATAAGATGATACATTAAGGCTTCGCTTCTTACAATAAAGACACTTTCACTTCTCGGGGGGTTTCGGACACTGACGCTGCTGAGGATTCCTGAGAAAACTGTTTGTACAAAAGCGGAATTTAGTTTTGAAATGATTGAGAACCATTTCTATATATAAAGAGAAGGAAGCGGCGGCCGCAGTGTGCGCTTACTAGCTGTGCACTATAATTGTAATACTGGAGACATTTATTCAAAAGCAGAAATTAGTTTTGAAACCACAGAAAACCTAAAAAGGAAATGTTTTGCAGTTAAAGAAACCTTTCACCCCCTCCAGCATGGCTTTCAGCTCCTTACATCTTtctatagctgctgctccaccgattccagcacagttggatttttttctctagccctctccATTCCCGAGCAGTCAATGCTGTTagctttggtgtctgatatgctataaagtctctgtactgtcactgaTAGGGGTATTATACAATGTGGGGGTATTCAGGAgcacattgtattgtgtggaagTCACTCTGgggccattataatgtgtgggcatGCTaaggtgggcattatactgtgtagggatacTGGGTGTCAGTTTACTTGGTGGGGAcgctaatggggcattatactgtgtggggacactatggaggcattatactatgtaggggcactatagagacattatactgtgtgggggcactatggaggcattatactgtgtgggggcactatggaggcattataccatgtaggggcactatggaggcattatactgtgtgggggcagtatggaggcattataccatgtaggggcactatggaggcattatactgtgtgggggcactatggaggcattatactgtgtgggggcactatggagacattatactatgtaggggcactatggaggcattatactgtgtgggggcactatggagacattatactgtgtgggggcactacagagacattatactgtgtgggggcactatggaggcattatactgtgtgggggcactatggaggcattatactgtgtgggagcactatggaggcattatactgtgtgggggcactatggagacattatactatgtaggggcactatggaggcattatactgtgtgggggcagtatggaggcattatactttgtgatggcactatggaggcattatactatgtaggggcactatagagacattatactgtgtgggggcactatggaggcattatactgtgtgggggcactatggaggcattataccatgtaggggcactatggaggcattatactgtgtgggggcactatggaggcattatactgtgtgggggcactatggagacattatactatgtaggggcactatggagacattatactgtgtgggggcactatagagacattatactgtgtgggggcactatggaggcattatactgtgtgggggcactatggaggcattatactgtgtgggagcactatggaggcattatactgtgtgggggcactatggagacattatactatgtaggggcactatggaggcattatactgtgtgggggcactatggaggcattatactgtgtgggggcactatggaggcattatactgtctgggggcactatggaggcattatactgtgtgggagcactatggaggcattatactgtgtgggggcactatggaggcattatactgtgtgggggcactatggagacattatactatgtaggggcactatggagacattatactgtgtgggggcactatagagacattatactgtgtgggggcactatggaggcattatactgtgtgggggcactatggaggcattatactatgtaggggcactatggaggcattatactgtgtgggggcactatggaggcattatactgtgtgggggcactatggaggcattatactgtgtgggggcactatggagacattatactatgtaggggcactatggaggcattatactgtgtgggggcactatggaggcattatactgtgtgggggcactatggaggaattatattgtgtgggggcactatggaagcattatactatgtgggggtactatggaggcattatactgtgtgggggcactatggaggcattatactgtgtggggacactatggaggcattatactgtgtggggacactatggaggcattatactgtgtgggggcactatggaggcattatactgtgtgggggcactttggaggcattatactgtgtggggacactatggaggcattatactgtgtgggggcactatggagacattatactgtgtgggagcactatggaggcattatactgtgtggggacactttgaaggcattatactttgtgggggcattatggaggcattatactgtgtgggaacactatggaggcattatactgtgtgggaacactatggaggcattatactgtgtgggggcactatggagacattatactgtgtgggggcactatgaaggcattatactgtgtgggggcactatggaggcattatactgtgtgggagcactatggaggcattatactgtgtgggggcactatggaggcattatactgtgtgggagcactatggaggcattatactatgtgggggcactatggaggcattatactgtgtgggggcactatggagacattataatatgtaggggcactatggaggcattatactgtgtggggacactttggaggcattatactgtctgggggcactatggaggcattatactgtgtgggagcactatggaggaattatattgtgtgggggcactatgaaggcattatactatgtgggggtactacggaggcattatactgtgtgggggcactatggaggcattatactgtgtgggggcactatggagacattactgtgtggaggcactttggaggcattatactgtgtggggacactatggaggcattatactgtgtgggagcactatggaggcattatactgtgtggggacactttgaaggcattatactttgtgggggcattatggaggcattatactgtgtgggaacactatggaggcattatactgtgtgggagcactatggaggcattatactgtctggggacactatggaggcattatactatgtaggggcactatggaggcattatactgtgtgggggcactatggaggcattatactgtgtggggacactttggaggcattatactgtctgggggcactatggaggcattatactgtgtgggagcacaatggaggaattatattgtgtgggggcactatggaggcattatactatgtgggggtactatggaggcattatactgtgtgggggcactatggaggcattatactgtgtgggggcactatggagacattactgtgtggaggcactttggaggcattatactgtgtggggacactatggaggcattatactgtgtgggggcactatggagacattactgtgtggaggcactttggaggcattatactgtgtggggacactatggaggcattatactgtgtgggagcactatggaggcattatactgtgtggggacactatggaggcattatactgtgtgggagcactatggaggaataatattgtgtgggggcactatgaaggcattatactatgtgggggtactacggaggcattatactgtgtgggggcactatggaggcattatactgtgtgggggcactatggagacattactgtgtggaggcactttggaggcattatactgtgtggggacactatggaggcattatactgtgtgggagcactatggaggcattatactgtgtggggacactttgaaggcattatactttgtgggggcattatggaggcattatactgtgtgggaacactatggaggcattatactgtgtgggagcactatggaggcattata contains:
- the LOC142209181 gene encoding putative G-protein coupled receptor 33, coding for MAPPNVSASLHLNTSDGLFHQTFSAFKLTSAVFLLFTFVFGLVMNTLYLWVLGFRMRKTINTTWFFHLISGNLMFTLSIPFLTAYVIMKPYWIFGLFMCKVINSLISLSMYLVVFALTVISIDRYCLVYYPIWYRSYMNPKKASLICLFLWILALLFTSPYLAFRQIKYDNNITICYNDYGLSGRWDEQQVKWIMFTTRLFLGLIIPFAIIAITYLKIILKISKEKLVKSTKPYRIICIAVVSFLVSWTPYHAWYGMSVEQGRFPESLLNTLQVLAISLSCINSCFTPIMYLFIVENFKLMFRKSLLDLIELVVNEAFTSASRSLDES